The nucleotide sequence TGGTGTTGCCGGTGCATCCGGGCGCCAAGGCGTTCTACGACACGCTGAATCAGGGCGGATCGGGCTCGGACGGCAGCAGCAGCGGCGGCGCAAGCGACGCCGGTAAATCCTAGTTGCCGCCGGCAGGGCGGCGCTGGCGGCTGCTGGTCGTCGGTGTCGGGCTGTTGGTCGCGATCGGTGCGGGTCTGTGGCTCGGCTGGCCGCGCGCCTGGCTGGAGATTCGCCACGGTAGCCGTGTGATCGCGGTCTATCCGGGCGCGTCCGGCACGCGGTTCGCGCTGCGCTGGATGCATTCGGTGGAGCTTGAAGACTGGATCGAATGTTTTCGCGTGACCGGCGACGGCGCCATCGATATCGCGGCCACCCGCTTCAAGACGTTTGGCGCCGGAGTGCCGGCCCACGCCGGGCGGCATACGCGGCTCGACCACGGCTGGGTGGTGATGTCGGGCATCGATCGCGATGTCGATCCGCTCACGGTGCAGGCGGCCGCTGCCGAGCGCTATCGTTTCCGCTACGGTGGCGGCGCCTGGCACCGGCTGTCGTACAACGGCGCCGAGCCCATCCTGGTATTCACCATCATGCGTGCGCCGCTGATCGCCGTGGCCTGGTCGCGCCTGGCCACAATCTGGCGCGGCCCGGCCACGGATACAACCCGAGCCTGATATGAGTACGAACGAATCGGCCGCCCTGGCCACCGAGCCCCACGGCACGCGCGAGACGCTGGAAAAATACGATCGCGAGTCGACCGTGCGCGACGGGCTGCCGCGGACGTGGATGATCGGCATCGCCACTGTCTGCGTGGCCCTGGCCCTGTTTCATCTGTACACGTCGTTCGCCGGGCCGCTGGTGGATGTCGTGCAGCGCTCGATCCATCTGTACACCCTGCTCGGGCTGACCTTCATCCTGTTTCCGCTCATGCGGTCCAGCGCACGCGACCGCGTGCCGTGGGTCGATGTGATTCTGGCACTGGCCTCGTTCGCGATCGGCATCTACATGATCGGCGTTTCGCATCGGGTGATCGAGACCGCCGGCCGTATCAACGACGTCGATATGGTCGTCGGGCTGGTTGCGATCGGTCTGGTCATTGACGCCGCTCGCCGCGTGACCGGCTGGGGCCTGCCGATCCTGGCCACGATCTTTCTGTTCTACGGCTTCTACGCCAAGTTGTCGCTGTATTCGGTGCTCTCCGAGCCGATCGTGATGGCGACCTGCCGGCAGGTGGTCTCGCATCTGGTTTATATCACCGAGGGCTTGCTTGGCACCGCGATCGCGGTCTCGGCCAGCTACATCATCCTGTTCATTCTGTTCGGTGCGTTCCTGGTCAAATCCGGGCTCGGCCAGCTGTTCAACGACCTGGCGCTGGCCATCGCCGGGCCGAGCCGGGGTGGGCCGGCGAAGGTGGCGGTGGTGGCCAGCGGTTTTCTGGGCTCGATCAACGGCTCGGCCATTGCCAACGTTGTCACCACTGGCGCCTTCACTATTCCGCTGATGAAGCGTACTGGCTACAAGGCCAATTTCGCCGGCGCGGTCGAGGCCGCGGCCAGCGTCGGCGGCCAGATCCTGCCGCCGATCATGGGCGCGGCGGCGTTCATCATGGCCGAAGTACTGTCGGTGCCCTACACCCAGGTGATGCTGGCCGGCATCATTCCCGCGCTGCTGTATTACCTCGGCATTCTGTTCCAGGTGCATCTGCGGGCGACCCGCAACGGGCTGTCCGGCATTCCCCGCTCCGAGCTCACGCCGCTGCGCCAGGTGCTGGCCATGCGCGGGCATCTGCTGCTGCCGATGGTGATCCTGTTGTGGATGATCTTCGACGGCCGGGCGCCGTTCTTCGCCGCCTTCTGGTCGATCGCGGCGACCGTGCTGATCTGCGGCACGCCGCGGTTGGTGATCGGCATCACCGCGATTTTGGTGGCGCTGGTGTTGCAGCCGCAGTGGCTGGCGCTCGTCGACGGTCGCGCCATGCCGGAACTGGCGTCGAGCCGGCTCTGGCTGTTCGGCGTGATTGGCTTGCCGATCGCGATCAACCTCATTCGCTCGCGGCTGCCGGTCGAGCAGTCGGAAGTGATGGATATCGCCGATTGCCGTGACGCGATGGTCGAGGGCGTACGCAATGCCATCCCGGTGGCGATTGCTTGCGGCGCGGTCGGCATCATTGTCGGTATCGCCACACTCACCGGCATCGCCCTGGATGCGGCCGACTGGGTGGTCTCGATGGGGCAGGCGATCCCGTCCGAGATGGTGCGCCTTCTGGTTACGCTGGCGCTGACCATGGGCGCGTCCATCGTGCTGGGCATGGGCCTGCCGAGCATTCCCTGCTACATCATCACTTCGACCATGGCGGCCCCGATCCTGCTCAACCTGCCATTGTTCCGCGAGCTGGCCGGTTCGAACGACACGGCGATCTTCGTCGCGCACATGTTCGTATTCTATTTCGGGATCTTCGCCAATCTCACGCCGCCGGTCGCGCTCGCCGCCTACGCGGGGGCCGGTATTTCCGGTGGCTCGCCAAACGCGACCGGTGTACAGGCGATGAAGCTCGCCATCGCCGGCTTCGTAGTGCCCTATATGTTCGTGTTCGCGCACAGCATGCTCATGATCGATGCGTCCTGGTGGGATGTCATCGTGGTCGCGGCCACGGGCGCGCTTGGCGTGCTGTTGCTGGCGGTGGCGGTCGAGGGCTATCTGCGGGCGCCGCTCAATCCGCTGTTCCGGCTGGTCGCGCTGGTCGGCGCGCTGGCGCTGATCTTCCCGGGCTGGACTTCGGATGCAATCGGGGCGGTGATCGCGGTTCTGTTGTTCTTGATCCGGCCGGGGGCGACATCCGGGCGGGATACTTCGCTCGCGCCTGGATAAGGGCATTGCCTTGCGCTGGCCGCTATTTTGCCGGGTTCCCGTGCGGACGCATGCGCGCCGGGGCGGGCTTGGCGGCGTCGCCCGCTCACGGCCCTTGTCAGGCGGATGCACAGCGCCTAACGTCGACATATCGAAGTCCCCTCAAGAGTTTTCATGACCGACGCCATCGATAATCGTCAATTCCGCCTGGCCCGTCGCCCGAAGGGCCTGCCCGAGCGGGCTGATTTTGATCTGACCACCGAAACCTTGCGCGAGGCCCGCGACGGCGAGGTTCGGATCGCGGTCGAATATATCTCGCTCGATCCGGCCATGCGCGGCTGGATGAACGCTGGTAAGTCCTATATCAAACCGGTGGGCATTGGCGAGGTCATGCGCGCCGGGGCCGCCGGCACGGTGATCGATTCCAGGCATCCCGGCTTCGTCGCCGGCGACAAGGTGATCGGCAACCTGGGGGTACAGACCCATGCGATCTTCCCGGGCGACGAACTGCGTAAGGTCGATACCTCGCTGGCCGATCTGCCGGTGTATCTCGGCGCGCTTGGCATGCCGGGCATGACCGCCTATTTCGGCACGCTCGAGGTCGGCCAGCTCGCCGCGAGCGATGTCGTGCTGGTGTCGGCCGCCTCCGGCGCGGTGGGCGCCCTGGTCGGCCAGATCGCGAAGAAGAAGGGTGCTTCGCGGGTCGTGGGTATTGCCGGCGGGCCGCAGAAGTGTGCCTACGTCGTCGACGAGCTCGGCTTCGACGCCGTCATCGACTACAAGGCCGAGGAAATCAACGACGCAGTGCGGCGGGAATGCCCGGACGGCATCGATCTGTATTTCGACAACGTCGGCGGCGAGATCCTGGATGCCGCCCTTGCCAATTTGCGCTGGCGGGCGCGGGTCGCCATCTGCGGCGCGATCTCGCAATACAACGTCACTGGCGAGGCCGGCGACACCACCTATGCGCCGAAGAATTATCTGTCGCTGCTCGTCAACCGGGCGCGTATGGAAGGATTCATCGTGTTTGATTTCGCCGATCGCTATCCGGAGGCGGCGCGCGAGATGGCGGGCTGGCTGTCGGCTGGCGATCTCAAGCATCGCGAGGATATCGTCGAAGGCTTCGAAACCTTTCCCGAGACGCTGCTCAAGCTGTTCACCGGCGAGAACTTCGGCAAGCTGGTGCTGGCGGTCGAACGCTAGCGCGTTTTTCTGTTTTCCCAAGGCATTTATCCGCAGATCAACGCAGAGTTACGCAGATCAAAAACGAGCCCGGTTACCGGGGCGCGAATCGCGTTCATTCGCTCCCCGGTAACGAGTCGGCAAAGCCGGAATGGCCGGTAGTTCGTGGTCGAGCCCGGCCCAGCCCGGCCGTTCTGCGGCGAAGACGCGCCGTTCACGGCACCGGTCACACGGTAGCGCACCGTGCGCAGAAACAGCGGCCTTCGAGTGTGCAGGTCATGGTGTGGTTGGCTCGGCTCAGGCGGGGTTGCGCGGCATGATCCGGCGGCGCCCGCGGGAGTTCACCAGCAGCAGTCCGGCCAGAATCGCCAGCCCGCCGAAGGCGAAGTTCAGCGAAATCGGGTCGCCCATCAGTATCACGCCGAAGCCGACGCCGAAAATGGGCGAGAGAAAAGCGAACACCCCGAGCCGGGAGGCCAGGTAGCGGCGCAGCAGCCAGAACCAGACCAGCAGTGCTGCGACCGAAACGATCACCGATTGGAACGACAGACTGGCCCAGGCCAGTGCAGTCATGTGGATCGAGTCGAGATCGCCGAGCGCGGCGGCCGTCGGCAGCAACAAGACGCTGGCCACCACGAGCTGGTAGGCGATGGTGCGCAGCGGCGGGGCCTCCGATAAAGAACTGCTGCGCAGCGCGATGGTGGTGCCGGCCCAGGAGGCACCGGCCGCCACACCCAGCCCGTCGCCGAGCAACACGCGGGACGAGACGTGCGCGCTGGGTGCCAGCGCGATGACGAGCCCGGCGAAGGCGATGACGACACCCGCCCAATGGCGCGGCCCAAGCTGCTCGCCGGCGACGAACAGATGCAGCCCGATCGCGGCGAATACCGGCGCGGTATACAGAAATACCGACATGTGCGACGCGTAGGTGTAGTTCAGGCCGAGTGCCACGAACGCGAATTCCAGCGTATAGCCCACGCCGATCACCAGCCCGGGGCCGAATTGCTCCGGCACCCAGAGCGCAATGCCGCGAAAGCGCGCGATGGCCGCGATCACGAGCACGGCGATCAGCGATCGAATACCGATCTGGGCCAGCGGGCTGATGACGTCCGCGACAGATTTGATCGCGACCTGCTGTAGGCCGATGACCAGGCAGAACCCAATCATGAGCCCGACGGCCCGCGCATCCAGCGGTCGCCGGATCGCCTGCGGGGCCTTCGCCGCGGTCGCTGCGCGCTCGGGTTGATGGCTCATGACGGGCTCCGGTGGGGTCGGGCGCCAGTGAAGCACCGGGTGGTAGCCGCGGCAAGCGATTATTATGAGGTGCGAGGCTTAGAAAAACTCACTTCATGATCGAACGTCTGCCTTTGAACGCCTTACGTGCCTTTGCGATAGCGGCGCGCCATGAGAGCTTCAAGCATGCGGCCGAACAACTGAGCGTGACCGCCGGTGCGGTTAGCCGGCAGGTCAAGCGGCTGGAAGGCAAACGGGGGTGTGCATTATTAACCCGGCACAAAAATAGATGATTTTTCGGGTTAATAGCGCGAGTATGCGACCGCATGCTCGCCGCGGCCATTGGCCGCGAAGCCTTTAAAAATAAAAGACGGACAGGCGCCGGCTTTTATTTTTGAAGGCTGTGAAAACAGCTGATGAAGTCAGCTGTTTTGGTGCCGGATTAATATTCCAGCGCCGGGCGCATGGGGTGCAGCTGAGCGCCGCCGGGCGCGCCTTGGCCGAACGGGTCGAGGTTCATCTTGAGGGGCTGGCAGCGGCTATGGCACAGGTCCGACACGATGACGGCGAGGCGCTGTCGGTCAGTGCGCCACCGTCGTTCGTTCAATACTGGCTGATGCCGCGGCTGGCCAGCTTCGATGCCGGCGACGCCGAAGTGGCGATCGAGGCCAGCCAATCGCTGATCGAGCCGACCTGGCAGAACGGTCGCAGCCGGCTCGCTATTCGTTTCGGGCCGGAACCAGCGCGCGGCGCCGGTTCATCAGAGCTACTCGCTGTTCAGTCTGGCTTCGGATCAAGCGATTGCCGGGCGCGGCGTGGCGCTGGCCACGCGTACGGTGGTGGCCGATCGTCTGGCCAGCGGCGTGTTGGTCGCCCCGTTTGGTGATCGCTACGCCATGCCGTCGCCGTTCGATTACTGGCTGGTACGGCCGGCTACCGGTTCGCCGCCGCCCCTGGCGCATCGGTTTTGCGAGTGGCTGCGACTGGAAGCCGAGGCGTTCGCGCGGTCGGCGTGACCGCCCGGGCTGGGGGTCTTCCGGCGGCCGTAGTAGCATATCGACGCTGGCGCCGCGGCCGCCGGCACATCCTGAACCGGCTCTTGGGGAGAACCATGGACGAGTGCGTCACCGTCGTCGATCATCCGCTGATCAAGCACAAGCTCACATTGATGCGGCGTGCAACCGCCTCGACCCAGAAATTCCGGTCGCTTTTGCGCGAGATCGCGCATCTGCTGACCTACGAGATCACCCGCGATCTGGAGTTGACTACCGAGCGCATCGAAACCCCGCTCGAGGCAATGGACGCGCCGGTTCTGGCCGGCAAGAAGCTGTGCTTCGTGTCGATCCTGCGCGCGGGCAACGGCCTGCTGGAAGGCATGGTCGAGCTGTTGCCTTCGGCGCGGGTCGGGCATATCGGTATGTTCCGCGATCCCGAGACCCTGGAAGCGGTCGAATACTACTGCAAGATGCCGGATGACATCGCCGGTCGCCGCGTGATCGTGGTCGATCCGATGCTGGCAACCGGCAACTCGGCCGGTGCGGCCATCAGCCACCTGAAGAAACTGGGCGCGACGAACATCAAGTTCCTGTGCTTGCTGGCGGCCCCCGAAGGCGTGGCGGCACTGCGCGCCGAGCATCCGGACGTGCCGATCTATACGGCCGCCATCGACGAGCGCCTGGACGATCACGGCTATATTCGCCCGGGCCTGGGCGATGCCGGCGATCGCATGTACGGCACCAAGTAGATGCCGCACCGCAACAACCAACGGGGACACCATGACGCAGATCGCCCACACAGCCCGCGCGCAGGATTATGCGTTTCGACTTCGCGATGGCCTGCTGGGTGCGCAGATGCTGTGCGTGGCCTTCGGTTCGCTGGTGCTGGTGCCCCTGCTCACCGGGCTCGACCCGAACGTGGCGCTGTTCACCGCCGGCCTGGGCACGCTGGTGTTCCAGATCGTCACCAGGGGCCGCGTGCCAGTGTTCCTGGCCTCGTCGTTCGCCTTCATCGCGCCGATCATCTACGGCGTCCAGGCCTGGGGCATTCCGGCCACCCTCGGCGGGTTAATGGCCGCCGGCATGGTGTATCTGCTGTTGTCGGCGTTGATCGCCTGGCGCGGTGTCGGATTGATCGAGCGTATTCTGCCACCGGTGGTGACCGGGCCGGTGATCATGGTGATCGGGCTGGTGCTGGCGCCCGTTGCGGTGAACCTGGCCACCGGCCATAACGGCACCGGCGACCAGACGCTGGTGGCCAGCACGCCCGCGATGATCGTCGCCGGGGTCTCGCTGCTGGCGACATTGACGGTTTCGCTGCTCGGCCGTGGCTTTGTCGCGTTGTTGCCGATCATCATCGGTGTCGTATCCGGCTATATCGCCAGCCTTTGTCTGGGTCTGGTGGATCTGTCCACCGTGACGAATGCGCCGTGGTTCACCATGCCGGATTTCGTCGCGCCCACCTTCAACTGGCAGGCGGTGCTGTTCATGTTGCCGGTAGCGATCGCGCCGGCGATCGAGCACTTCGGCGACATCATCGCGATTCGTTCGGTGACCGGGCGCGATTATCTGGTCGATCCGGGCATCCATCGGACCATGCTGGGCGACGGCCTGGCGACCTCGCTGGCGGCCTGTTTCGGCGGGCCGCCGAACACCACCTATTCGGAAGTCACCGGCGCCGTGACGCTCACCGGCGCCACCAATCCGGCGCTGATGACCTGGGCCGCCGGCTTTGCCGTGGCCTTCTCATTCATCGGCAAGCTGGGCGCATTCCTGGCCAGCATTCCCACACCGGTGATGGGCGGGATCATCGTGCTGCTGTTCGGCGCCATCGTGGTGGTGGGCATGAACAGCCTGGTGCAGTCGGGCGAAGATCTGACCGAGTCCCGCAACATGGCGATCGTCGGCCTGATCCTGATCTGTGGCATCGGCGGGCTGCATTTTTCGTTCGGTCGTTTCTCGCTGGAGGGTATCGCCCTGGCCGGGGTGCTGGGCGTGATGCTGAATCTGGTGTTGCCACGGTCCCGGTCGGCACACGACCGGGCCGCCGCCGACGTCGGAGACGACGAAACGGGTTGAGCGCAGCGAGCGCGGCCCGCCGGGGAAGGTTGGCGGGCCCGCGCTCGATGTGTGGCGGGCTATTGCTTGCCGCCGACGACGTCGGCGATGGCCTTGCAGACGTACTCGATGTTGTCGTCGTTCAGGCCGGCCACGTTGGCCCGGCCCGAGGCGACCATGTAGATGCTGTATTTCTCACGCAGCGCGTCGACCTGATCCTTGTTCAGGCCGGTGTACGAGAACATGCCGCGCTGGTCGGTGACGAACGAGAAATGATCCGCCAGGCCGTGCGGCTCGAGGCCTTCCACCAGCTTGCGGCGCACCGCGTTGATGCGGTCGCGCATTTCGTCGAGTTCGCGGTGCCAGGCGGCGGTCAGCTCGGCCGAACCCATGATCGTCGCCACGATCGCGCTGCCGTGCGCCGGCGGGTTGGAATAGTTCTCGCGCGCCGTGGTCGCCAGCTGCGAGCGGACGTCCTGCATGTCCTCCTCGTTCTTGGCGATGGCGATGAAGCAGCCGGTGCGCTCGCGGTAGATGCCGAAGTTCTTGGAGCAGGACTGGGTGATCACCATCTCGTCGAGATTCTCGGCCAGCAGGCGCACGCCATAGGCGTCGGCGTCGAGCCCGTCGCCAAAACCCTGATAGGCGAAATCGACCAGCGGCAGCAGCTCGCGGTTCTGCACGACCTCGAGAATCTGGTGCCACTGGTCCTGACTCGGATCGAAGCCGGTCGGGTTATGGCAGCAGGCATGCAGCAGCACGATATCGCCCTTGGGGATCGACTTCAGCTTGGCGAGCATGGCGTCGAAGTCGAACTGGTCGTCGTCGTCGACATAGGGATAACGCTTGATCTCCAGCCGCGCGGCCTCGAACACACCGAGGTGGTTCGGCCAGGTCGGGTTCGGCAGCCAGATCGCCTTGCCGGGCAGCTGCGAGACGAGGAAATCCGCGGCCAGGCGCAGTGCGCCGGTACCGCCCGGCGACTGGGTCGCGCTCGCGCGGTTGTCAGCCAGCACCTTGCTGTCGGCGCCGAGCACGGTCTGCAGGATGTACTCACCGTACTGCGGATCGCCGTGCGAGCCGATGTAGGCCTTGGTCTGTTCGCTGTCGATGAGCTTTTTCTCGGCATCCTTAACCGCGCGCAGAATCGGCGTATTGCCGTGTTCGTCGCGATAGACGCCCACACCCAGATCCACCTTGTTGGGATTGGGGTCGTCCTTGAACTGCTGGATCAGGCCGAGGATGGCGTCACCGGGGACGCGCTCAATCGATTCGAACATGGCTTATCCTTTGCATTGCATCGAAGCCGCTTCAGCAGCCCACGGTAGTCTAACCGTTCGTCGATGCCCTGCCGAGACGTGGTTCATACGGATATGCGATTTTTTCTGGAACGGCTGGCCTGGTGCGCCGGTTTGGTGGCGATTCTGGCCGGCGCACCCGGCTGCGTGTTTCACCCGGGCGGTGCGCCGCTGCCCGAGGCGGTGACCGATCTGCCGTTGGTGGTGTATCCGCCGCCGGAGCGCGGATCGTCGAATACCGGTTCGGCCGCCGCCGATACGCTCGTCGTCATGCTCTCCGGCGATGGTGGCTGGGCTGGGCTCGACAAGTCGGTCGGCCACGCGCTGGCGCGTGCCGGTTACGGTGTCGTCGGCTGGGATTCGCTGCGCTACTACTGGCATGCGCACGCGCCGGACGATGCCGCCGCCGATCTGGATCGCGTGATCGAAACCTACCGCGCGCGCTGGCATCGGCGCCGCGTGGTGTTGATCGGCTATTCGCGCGGGGCCGATGTCATGCCGTTTGTCTACAACCGCCTGCCGCCCGCGACCCGGGCGCAGGTGGCGCATATCGTGCTCCTCGGGCTCGCCCGGCACATCACCTTCGGCTATCACCTGTTGTGGTGGATCGGTCTCGGGCCCGAAGGCCGGGCCATCATGCCCGAGGCGCGACGGTTGCCGCCCGAGCGGACGAGCTGTTTGTACGGCGTCGACGATCCGCACGCGAGTTGCGGCGCGCTGGCGGCGGCCGGCTTCGATGTGCTCGGGCTGCCGGGCGGCCATCACTTCGATCGCAAGTACGCGCATCTCGCCGAGCTGATCCGCCAGCGTATCGCCGAGGCCAAATGAGCCGGCGGTGGGTCACGATCTGACCCACCGCCCGTGGCAGTGTGTTGCCATGAGTGCGACCGTCATCGAATCCAGCGCGCCGGCCACCGCCGCCGATCATCTCGCCGGGCTCAACCCCGCCCAGCGCGCGGCCGCCGGCTTCGGCATGGCCGCGCCGAACGGCTGGGATGCCGACCCGCTGCTGATTCTGGCCGGGGCGGGCAGCGGCAAGACGCAGACACTGTCCCATCGGGTGGCGCATCTGGTGCTGGCGGGTGTCGATCCGCGGCGCATTCTGCTGCTCACATTCTCGCGGCGGGCGGCCGACGAGATGACGCGCCGTGCGCATGCGATCTGCGAATCGGCGATGGCGGCCCGCGGGCGCCGCGGCCAGGGCGTGCGCCTGCCGTGGGCGGGCACTTTCCACGGCGTCGGCGCCCGGCTGCTGCGCGAGTACGCGCCGCGGCTCGGCATCGACGAGGCGTTCTCGATTCTCGACCGCGCCGATGCGGCCGACCTGCTCGACGTGGCCCGTCACGATGCCAATCTGGCCGCGCGGCCCGGGGGCAACGGCAAGCGTTTTCCGCGCAAGGACACCTGTCTGGCGATCTATTCGGCCGCCGTGAATCGGCAGGCGCCGCTGGCCGAGGTGCTGGACGGCTGGTTTCCCTGGTGCGCCGAGCACCACGACGACCTGAAGCGGCTGTTCGCCGACTACACCGCGCGCAAGCAGGCCCGCGCCACGCTCGACTACGACGACCTGCTGCTCTACTGGTATCTGGTGATGCAAAACGGCGCGCTGGCCGACGAAATCGGCGCCCGCTTCGATCATGTGCTGGTCGACGAATATCAGGACACCAACGGCCTGCAGGCGGCCATCCTGCAGGCGATGAAGCCCAGCGGGCGGGGGCTGACCGTGGTCGGCGACGACGCCCAGGCGATCTACGGCTTCCGCGCCGCCGAGGTCGACAATATCCTCGATTTTCCCAAGACGTACTGCGGCACGCAGGTCGTCACGCTCGAGGCCAACTATCGTTCGACCCAGGCGATTCTCGACGCGGCCAATACACTGATGGGCGAGGCCAGGCGCGCCTATGCCAAGCAGCTCACCGCCACCCGGGGTGGCGGTGTGAAGCCGCGCCATGTGACCGTCATGGACACCACCGCCGAGGCCCGCTGGGTGGTCGATGCGGTGCTGGCCCGCCGCGAGACCGGTGTCGATCTCAAGCGCCAGGCGGTGCTGTTCCGCAACGGCCATCACGCCAACGAACTCGAGATCGAGTTGATCCGGCGCAACGTGCCGTTTCGCAAATACGGCGGGCTCAAATTCCTCGAGGCCGCCCACGTCAAGGACTTTCTCGGCATGCTGCGCTGGGCTGACAACCCGCGCCACGAAATCGCGGGCTGGCGCACCATGCAGATCGTGCCGGGCGTGGGACCGGGCACCGCGCGCCAGGCGTTCGCAGCGCTGGAAGCCGCGGGCGACCGGATCGCGGCATTGGCCGATTTCCGCCCGGCCCGCGCCGATCGCGCCGCCTGGCGGGCGATGATCGAGACCGTCGCCGCACTGGCCGGCGACAACGCCTGGCCGGGCGCGCTGGCGCCGGCGGCCACCTGGTACAAGACCCAGCTCGACAATCGCTTCGAGGCGCCGAATACTGCCCGTGCCGGCGATATCGACGACCTGGCCCGCATCGGCGCGCGCTATGTCCGTGCGCCGGACTTTCTCACCGAGCTCACGCTCGACCCGCCGCGGGCCACCGGCGATCACAATGACGACGCGCTGGCCGACGAGGACTATCTCATCCTCTCCACCGTGCACAGCGCCAAGGGCCAGGAATGGGATGCCGTGCATGTGCTGCATGTGGCCGACGGCACATTCCCCAACGAATTCTCCACCAAAACCGAGGCCAGCCTGGAAGAAGAGCGCCGCCTGCTCTATGTCGCCATGACGCGTGCGAAGAACGAACTCTCGCTCATCTCGCCGTTGCGCTATTACGTCACCCAGCAGGCCGCGCTCGGCGACGCCCACGTCTACGGCGCGAACAGCCGCTTTCTCACCCCCGCCGTCATGGCCTGCTTCGAATCGATCACCGATACCCCGGACGGTGCGCGCGATGCCCGCGGGCAAGCAGCCGGCGCTGCCACGCTCGATCTCGGCGCGGCGGCCGCGGCGCTCTGGCAATAGCGAACGGCGCCCCCGGCGCGCTACATTGCGTGTTGTTAGCTCCGGAGGGGAGTCAGGAGAT is from Salinisphaera sp. LB1 and encodes:
- the upp gene encoding uracil phosphoribosyltransferase, with product MDECVTVVDHPLIKHKLTLMRRATASTQKFRSLLREIAHLLTYEITRDLELTTERIETPLEAMDAPVLAGKKLCFVSILRAGNGLLEGMVELLPSARVGHIGMFRDPETLEAVEYYCKMPDDIAGRRVIVVDPMLATGNSAGAAISHLKKLGATNIKFLCLLAAPEGVAALRAEHPDVPIYTAAIDERLDDHGYIRPGLGDAGDRMYGTK
- a CDS encoding uracil-xanthine permease family protein — encoded protein: MTQIAHTARAQDYAFRLRDGLLGAQMLCVAFGSLVLVPLLTGLDPNVALFTAGLGTLVFQIVTRGRVPVFLASSFAFIAPIIYGVQAWGIPATLGGLMAAGMVYLLLSALIAWRGVGLIERILPPVVTGPVIMVIGLVLAPVAVNLATGHNGTGDQTLVASTPAMIVAGVSLLATLTVSLLGRGFVALLPIIIGVVSGYIASLCLGLVDLSTVTNAPWFTMPDFVAPTFNWQAVLFMLPVAIAPAIEHFGDIIAIRSVTGRDYLVDPGIHRTMLGDGLATSLAACFGGPPNTTYSEVTGAVTLTGATNPALMTWAAGFAVAFSFIGKLGAFLASIPTPVMGGIIVLLFGAIVVVGMNSLVQSGEDLTESRNMAIVGLILICGIGGLHFSFGRFSLEGIALAGVLGVMLNLVLPRSRSAHDRAAADVGDDETG
- a CDS encoding DMT family transporter yields the protein MSHQPERAATAAKAPQAIRRPLDARAVGLMIGFCLVIGLQQVAIKSVADVISPLAQIGIRSLIAVLVIAAIARFRGIALWVPEQFGPGLVIGVGYTLEFAFVALGLNYTYASHMSVFLYTAPVFAAIGLHLFVAGEQLGPRHWAGVVIAFAGLVIALAPSAHVSSRVLLGDGLGVAAGASWAGTTIALRSSSLSEAPPLRTIAYQLVVASVLLLPTAAALGDLDSIHMTALAWASLSFQSVIVSVAALLVWFWLLRRYLASRLGVFAFLSPIFGVGFGVILMGDPISLNFAFGGLAILAGLLLVNSRGRRRIMPRNPA
- a CDS encoding DUF1850 domain-containing protein yields the protein MPPAGRRWRLLVVGVGLLVAIGAGLWLGWPRAWLEIRHGSRVIAVYPGASGTRFALRWMHSVELEDWIECFRVTGDGAIDIAATRFKTFGAGVPAHAGRHTRLDHGWVVMSGIDRDVDPLTVQAAAAERYRFRYGGGAWHRLSYNGAEPILVFTIMRAPLIAVAWSRLATIWRGPATDTTRA
- a CDS encoding TRAP transporter permease, which codes for MSTNESAALATEPHGTRETLEKYDRESTVRDGLPRTWMIGIATVCVALALFHLYTSFAGPLVDVVQRSIHLYTLLGLTFILFPLMRSSARDRVPWVDVILALASFAIGIYMIGVSHRVIETAGRINDVDMVVGLVAIGLVIDAARRVTGWGLPILATIFLFYGFYAKLSLYSVLSEPIVMATCRQVVSHLVYITEGLLGTAIAVSASYIILFILFGAFLVKSGLGQLFNDLALAIAGPSRGGPAKVAVVASGFLGSINGSAIANVVTTGAFTIPLMKRTGYKANFAGAVEAAASVGGQILPPIMGAAAFIMAEVLSVPYTQVMLAGIIPALLYYLGILFQVHLRATRNGLSGIPRSELTPLRQVLAMRGHLLLPMVILLWMIFDGRAPFFAAFWSIAATVLICGTPRLVIGITAILVALVLQPQWLALVDGRAMPELASSRLWLFGVIGLPIAINLIRSRLPVEQSEVMDIADCRDAMVEGVRNAIPVAIACGAVGIIVGIATLTGIALDAADWVVSMGQAIPSEMVRLLVTLALTMGASIVLGMGLPSIPCYIITSTMAAPILLNLPLFRELAGSNDTAIFVAHMFVFYFGIFANLTPPVALAAYAGAGISGGSPNATGVQAMKLAIAGFVVPYMFVFAHSMLMIDASWWDVIVVAATGALGVLLLAVAVEGYLRAPLNPLFRLVALVGALALIFPGWTSDAIGAVIAVLLFLIRPGATSGRDTSLAPG
- a CDS encoding amino acid aminotransferase, with translation MFESIERVPGDAILGLIQQFKDDPNPNKVDLGVGVYRDEHGNTPILRAVKDAEKKLIDSEQTKAYIGSHGDPQYGEYILQTVLGADSKVLADNRASATQSPGGTGALRLAADFLVSQLPGKAIWLPNPTWPNHLGVFEAARLEIKRYPYVDDDDQFDFDAMLAKLKSIPKGDIVLLHACCHNPTGFDPSQDQWHQILEVVQNRELLPLVDFAYQGFGDGLDADAYGVRLLAENLDEMVITQSCSKNFGIYRERTGCFIAIAKNEEDMQDVRSQLATTARENYSNPPAHGSAIVATIMGSAELTAAWHRELDEMRDRINAVRRKLVEGLEPHGLADHFSFVTDQRGMFSYTGLNKDQVDALREKYSIYMVASGRANVAGLNDDNIEYVCKAIADVVGGKQ
- a CDS encoding AcvB/VirJ family lysyl-phosphatidylglycerol hydrolase, giving the protein MRFFLERLAWCAGLVAILAGAPGCVFHPGGAPLPEAVTDLPLVVYPPPERGSSNTGSAAADTLVVMLSGDGGWAGLDKSVGHALARAGYGVVGWDSLRYYWHAHAPDDAAADLDRVIETYRARWHRRRVVLIGYSRGADVMPFVYNRLPPATRAQVAHIVLLGLARHITFGYHLLWWIGLGPEGRAIMPEARRLPPERTSCLYGVDDPHASCGALAAAGFDVLGLPGGHHFDRKYAHLAELIRQRIAEAK
- a CDS encoding NADP-dependent oxidoreductase, with amino-acid sequence MTDAIDNRQFRLARRPKGLPERADFDLTTETLREARDGEVRIAVEYISLDPAMRGWMNAGKSYIKPVGIGEVMRAGAAGTVIDSRHPGFVAGDKVIGNLGVQTHAIFPGDELRKVDTSLADLPVYLGALGMPGMTAYFGTLEVGQLAASDVVLVSAASGAVGALVGQIAKKKGASRVVGIAGGPQKCAYVVDELGFDAVIDYKAEEINDAVRRECPDGIDLYFDNVGGEILDAALANLRWRARVAICGAISQYNVTGEAGDTTYAPKNYLSLLVNRARMEGFIVFDFADRYPEAAREMAGWLSAGDLKHREDIVEGFETFPETLLKLFTGENFGKLVLAVER